A segment of the Echinicola strongylocentroti genome:
AGCTGCTTTGGAAAGTCCCCAGAAGGGGAGATATGGTGATCAGTCTTCGTCCAGTTTTTCCTGATGATTTTACCCTGACCGAGGCAGGAAGCAGGGTGATGTCAGAAAGTGCCGTGATTTTTCATTATACCCTTACGGGCAAACAGCCCCTTGAAGGCAATGAATTAAAAGTCCACAACCTGAACAAGACACTGGTGGATGTCTTAGTGAATGTCAATTACCAAAACGGGGAAAAAGTCACCTTGATGCTTAGCCCAGACAGTCCCAGCACCATGATCCCCGGAGAAACCAAAAAATGGGATGTAATCATGACCTACACCATACTGGGAGTGGAGCATATCTGGTTTGGAATAGACCATTTATTGTTTGTTCTGGCACTGATCATCATAACGGTTGGCTTTAAAAAAATCATCAAAACCATCACGGCCTTTACCCTGGCGCATAGCATTACCTTGAGTATGGCCGTACTTGGTGTGGCCAATTTACCAGGACCGCCAGTGGAAGCGGTAATTGCCTTGAGTATTGTTTTTTTGGCCTCTGAGATCATCAAAAAGCTCCATGGCGAAGAAACATTGACGAGCCAAAAACCTTGGATAGTGGCTTTTACCTTTGGCCTTCTTCACGGCTTTGGCTTTGCAGGAGCCCTAGCGGATGTTGGCTTACCACAAACGGAGATCCCTTTGGCCTTGGCATTTTTCAATATCGGGGTGGAAATAGGGCAAATTATTTTTGTCTTGGTGATCTTAGCCGTACTAAAAGCCCTCTCCTTCAAAAGAGATTGGCCATTGGTACTTAAAAAAGTCCCTGCCTATGCGATCGGAGCCGCGGCGGCATTTTGGACCATAGAACGGATAGTTGGGTTTTGGTAGTGAGTAGTGATCACTACCTGGGAAAGTTTTGGAAACAAATCATTATGTTTGAATAGATTTTTGGAGGGATACCATT
Coding sequences within it:
- a CDS encoding HupE/UreJ family protein, which gives rise to MKPIIRLFIAFLCVVLLQLESKSWAHEIRPAYLQINQTSENTYQLLWKVPRRGDMVISLRPVFPDDFTLTEAGSRVMSESAVIFHYTLTGKQPLEGNELKVHNLNKTLVDVLVNVNYQNGEKVTLMLSPDSPSTMIPGETKKWDVIMTYTILGVEHIWFGIDHLLFVLALIIITVGFKKIIKTITAFTLAHSITLSMAVLGVANLPGPPVEAVIALSIVFLASEIIKKLHGEETLTSQKPWIVAFTFGLLHGFGFAGALADVGLPQTEIPLALAFFNIGVEIGQIIFVLVILAVLKALSFKRDWPLVLKKVPAYAIGAAAAFWTIERIVGFW